The following are encoded in a window of Rosa chinensis cultivar Old Blush chromosome 4, RchiOBHm-V2, whole genome shotgun sequence genomic DNA:
- the LOC121052702 gene encoding disease resistance protein RUN1-like, translating to MLDYDRALELFSLNAFKRNGPPGDYLKLAQRAVRYARGLPLALIVLGSHLYGRGRDEWETTLDNCQQVDRVKPILDACYDLKSVIGMKQLQEKALIRIDKDKTQVDGTESDKIWMHDLIEEMGKEIVRQQGEPGERSRLWNYDDVDHVLTNKTGTKKIKGIQVEEHEEEMICLNAKCFSEMKNLRYLFSYFAHYSGNIDYLSNELRWLNWSGCSIQSFPSNIHPRKRVALNISDNHFIIRLWEGLKNFPLLRSMHLEGCTSLRELPNFTGIPNLEELNLYGCASLVEVHWFVGSLDKLVTLNLECCSKLVKLPTEISLKSLRAMDLRYCTRLEEFPKIIGKMDSLRELNLSCTGVKELHLSIENLTELRELHLDDCKNLTTLPFNIYGLQNLEILNVSGCSKLVTFPEIMGKMDSLTELYLGGSGIKELHQSIGNLIGLNELNLVERKNLTIIPCSIYELQNLEILDVSGCSKLVTFPKIKGKMDSLTELYPVADRGRGERGLMRPLKFWGE from the exons ATGTTAGATTATGATCGAGCTTTGGAGTTGTTTAGTTTGAATGCATTCAAAAGAAATGGACCTCCGGGTGATTATCTGAAACTTGCACAACGTGCTGTACGCTATGCCCGGGGCCTTCCATTAGCTTTGATAGTTTTAGGCTCTCATCTGTATGGGAGAGGCAGAGATGAGTGGGAAACTACATTAGATAATT GTCAACAAGTAGACCGTGTGAAACCAATACTAGATGCTTGCTATGACCTTAAATCAGTGATCGGTATGAAACAACTCCAAGAAAAAGCCTTAATAAGAATTGACAAAGATAAGACTCAGGTGGATGGAACAGAAAGTGATAAGATTTGGATGCATGACTTGATAGAAGAAATGGGTAAAGAAATAGTGCGTCAACAAGGTGAGCCTGGCGAAAGAAGCAGATTGTGGAACTATGATGATGTTGATCATGTTTTAACAAATAAAACA ggaacaaagaaaataaaaggcaTCCAAGTAGAGGagcatgaagaagaaatgatatGTTTGAATGCTAAATGCTTTTCAGAGATGAAAAATCTTAGATACTTGTTTAGCTATTTTGCACACTATTCTGGGAATATTGATTATCTATCCAATGAGTTGAGGTGGCTTAATTGGTCTGGATGTTCGATACAATCGTTTCCTTCAAATATTCATCCAAGGAAACGTGTTGCGCTCAATATTTCTGACAACCATTTTATTATACGACTATGGGAGGGACTTAAG AATTTTCCACTTCTAAGATCTATGCATTTAGAAGGTTGCACATCCCTAAGAGAACTCCCAAACTTCACAGGAATCCCCAACTTAGAAGAGCTGAATTTATATGGTTGTGCAAGTTTAGTTGAGGTTCATTGGTTCGTTGGATCGCTAGATAAACTTGTGACCTTAAATCTTGAATGCTGCTCTAAACTTGTTAAGTTGCCAACCGAAATTAGCTTGAAATCTCTCCGTGCTATGGATCTTAGGTATTGCACTAGGCTAGaggaatttccaaaaattattgGAAAGATGGATTCGTTAAGAGAGTTGAACCTATCATGCACTGGTGTTAAAGAATTGCATCTGTCAATTGAGAATCTGACTGAGCTTAGAGAGTTGCATCTAGATGATTGTAAAAATCTTACAACTCTACCATTCAACATTTATGGGTTGCAAAATCTAGAGATTCTAAATGTGAGTGGATGCTCAAAACTTGTTACATTTCCAGAAATCATGGGAAAGATGGACTCATTGACAGAGTTGTATCTAGGAGGTAGTGGCATTAAAGAATTGCATCAATCAATTGGAAATCTCATTGGGCTTAATGAGTTGAATCTAGTAGAACGTAAAAATCTTACAATAATACCATGCAGCATATATGAGTTACAAAATCTAGAGATCCTAGATGTGAGTGGATGCTCAAAGCTTGTTACATTTCCAAAAATCAAGGGAAAGATGGACTCATTGACAGAGTTGTATCCAGTGGCGGACCGAGGTAGGGGCGAGCGGGGGCTGATGCGCCCACTTAAATTTTGGGGAGAATGA
- the LOC112197271 gene encoding disease resistance protein RUN1-like — protein MDKWRAALKEAADLSGWPFKDDESEAKFIKRIVGELSAQVINPSCELHVAEHPIGLVSCRQDVNRLLHAEENIVHMVGIWGPGGIGKTTIAKDVFNSIRHKFEDSCFLTDFRSKGLAQLEETLLSNILRDPTLKVSSVDEGVSFIKTRM, from the exons ATGGATAAATGGAGGGCAGCTCTTAAGGAAGCAGCAGATTTGTCTGGATGGCCTTTCAAGGATGACGA ATCCGAGGCTAAATTTATCAAGAGAATTGTTGGGGAATTGTCCGCCCAAGTAATAAACCCTTCATGTGAGTTGCACGTTGCTGAACATCCAATTGGCTTAGTGTCTTGTAGACAAGATGTCAACAGACTTTTACACGCCGAGGAAAATATTGTTCACATGGTAGGCATATGGGGGCCTGGTGGAATAGGAAAGACCACAATTGCGAAGGATGTGTTTAATTCAATTCGCCATAAGTTTGAAGATAGCTGTTTCTTGACAGATTTTAGATCAAAAGGCCTAGCCCAACTGGAAGAGACACTTTTGTCTAATATTTTAAGGGACCCAACTTTGAAGGTGAGTAGTGTTGATGAAGGAGTCAGTTTTATAAAGACAAGGATGTGA
- the LOC121052703 gene encoding secreted RxLR effector protein 161-like, whose product MENSNAVKNPIVPGTKLTKDKAGVKVDSTMFKQVVGSLMYLTATRPDLMYGVSLISRFMSCPTMSHWLAAKRILRYVRGTTELGIFYKKGGRTDLVAYIDSDFASDLDDRRSTSGFVFSLGFGAVSWSSKKQHVVTLSTTEAEYIAVAFCACQCVWLRRVLEKLGLKEKKSIVIQCDNNSTIQLSKNPVFHGRCKHINVRFHFLRDLVKDGVVKLSNCNSQIQVAYIMTKPLKLEQFLRLRSMLGMIEASEVK is encoded by the coding sequence ATGGAAAACAGTAATGCAGTGAAAAACCCCATTGTTCCAGGCACGAAATTGACGAAAGATAAGGCGGGGGTCAAAGTTGATTCAACCATGTTCAAACAAGTAGTTGGCAGCCTCATGTATTTGACTGCTACTCGGCCTGACCTGATGTATGGAGTAAGCCTGATCAGTAGGTTTATGTCATGTCCAACAATGTCTCATTGGCTTGCAGCAAAGCGAATATTGAGGTATGTGAGAGGGACAACGGAGCTGGGTATTTTCTACAAGAAAGGAGGAAGAACAGATCTTGTGGCATATATTGATAGTGACTTTGCCAGCGACTTGGATGACCGGAGAAGCACCTCTGGTTTTGTGTTCTCGCTTGGTTTTGGAGCAGTTTCGTGGTCCTCTAAGAAGCAGCATGTAGTGACATTATCCACCACCGAGGCTGAGTACATAGCAGTTGCATTTTGTGCTTGTCAGTGTGTTTGGCTTAGAAGAGTGTTAGAAAAGCTTGGTCTTAAGGAAAAGAAGAGCATTGTGATTCAATGTGACAACAACTCTACCATTCAATTGTCCAAGAACCCGGTCTTCCATGGCAGATGCAAACATATTAACGTGAGGTTCCATTTCTTAAGGGACTTAGTGAAAGATGGAGTTGTTAAGTTAAGCAACTGTAATTCGCAGATTCAAGTTGCATACATAATGACAAAACCACTCAAATTGGAGCAGTTCTTAAGACTTCGGAGCATGCTGGGAATGATTGAAGCTTCAGAAGTAAAATAA